A DNA window from Insulibacter thermoxylanivorax contains the following coding sequences:
- a CDS encoding DUF1657 domain-containing protein encodes MTVATQVKTCLASLKSAQASLEQFALSTQNQEAKNTFASAAEATQQIIDQISKRVQELENEEPQYKGF; translated from the coding sequence ATGACCGTTGCAACCCAGGTGAAAACATGCCTTGCTTCTCTCAAGAGCGCGCAAGCCAGTTTGGAACAATTTGCTTTGAGCACGCAGAACCAGGAAGCCAAGAATACCTTCGCCTCCGCTGCCGAGGCCACACAGCAAATCATCGATCAGATCAGCAAGCGCGTACAGGAACTTGAAAACGAAGAGCCGCAGTACAAGGGGTTTTAA
- a CDS encoding DUF421 domain-containing protein: MPLWLEVVLRTLLVIIVLLFYTRLLGKKQISQLTYFEYVTGITIGNLAGYATLEDSMHWMIPILAITVWVAVSLGVDYLLLKSKIIRNVVEGKGTVLIKDGKILEDNLKKERYSADELLYQLRQKNAFRAADVEFAVLESSGELSVLLKPEHQPLTPAKLGLKVPNTPEPQTVIMDGKIMDEPLATAGLSRAWLHTELEKIGVAVENVFLAQVDGYGQLYVDLYDDQLKVPAPSNLSLLWAVLKKCAADLELFALSTQNDNAKQMYEQAAKTLNEHLERLRPYLARS; encoded by the coding sequence GTGCCGCTTTGGCTGGAGGTGGTCCTGCGAACGCTGCTTGTGATCATCGTGCTGCTGTTCTATACGCGCCTGCTCGGCAAGAAGCAGATCTCGCAACTGACCTACTTTGAATATGTGACAGGAATTACGATCGGTAATCTGGCTGGTTATGCGACTCTTGAAGATTCGATGCATTGGATGATTCCGATACTGGCGATCACCGTCTGGGTAGCGGTATCGCTCGGAGTCGACTATCTTCTGCTCAAGAGCAAAATCATCCGCAATGTCGTGGAGGGCAAAGGGACCGTATTGATCAAAGACGGCAAGATCCTCGAGGACAATCTGAAGAAGGAGCGCTATTCAGCGGATGAATTGCTGTATCAACTTCGTCAGAAAAACGCCTTCCGCGCAGCGGATGTGGAATTTGCAGTATTGGAATCCTCCGGTGAACTGTCCGTGCTCCTTAAGCCGGAGCATCAGCCGCTGACGCCTGCAAAACTCGGCTTAAAAGTGCCGAACACACCTGAACCGCAGACGGTGATCATGGACGGCAAGATCATGGATGAGCCGCTGGCGACAGCTGGCTTGAGCCGTGCATGGTTACATACGGAACTGGAGAAAATAGGGGTTGCTGTCGAGAACGTCTTCCTCGCGCAAGTGGATGGATACGGCCAATTGTACGTGGATCTATATGATGATCAACTCAAGGTTCCCGCGCCGTCGAATCTCTCCCTGCTGTGGGCCGTGCTCAAGAAATGCGCAGCCGATCTCGAACTGTTCGCTCTGTCTACACAGAACGACAACGCCAAACAGATGTACGAACAGGCTGCGAAGACGCTGAATGAACATCTGGAGCGGCTCAGGCCCTATCTGGCTCGATCTTAG
- the spoVAC gene encoding stage V sporulation protein AC → MANEKLKNVTPVQKMYQELAKRKEPKRPVFKNCVKAFFVGGAICLLGQGLQEFFMHFFGFDQTKAGDPTVACLIFISVVLTSLGVYDKFGQWAGAGSAVPVTGFANSMVSAAIEHRSEGLVHGVGGNMFKLAGSVIVFGTFTAFVVGIIYLIFGIGG, encoded by the coding sequence ATGGCTAACGAGAAATTGAAAAACGTCACCCCTGTACAGAAGATGTATCAAGAACTAGCAAAGAGAAAGGAGCCGAAGCGGCCCGTCTTCAAAAATTGTGTCAAAGCATTTTTCGTCGGCGGTGCCATCTGTCTGCTCGGTCAAGGGCTGCAGGAGTTCTTCATGCACTTTTTCGGCTTTGACCAAACGAAGGCCGGTGACCCGACGGTGGCATGTCTCATCTTTATCTCCGTCGTGCTTACAAGTCTCGGCGTCTACGACAAGTTCGGCCAATGGGCAGGAGCAGGTTCTGCCGTGCCGGTGACCGGCTTTGCCAATTCGATGGTCTCAGCGGCGATTGAGCATCGCAGTGAGGGACTCGTACACGGCGTCGGCGGCAACATGTTTAAATTAGCGGGTTCCGTGATCGTCTTTGGCACCTTTACCGCTTTTGTCGTGGGGATCATCTATTTGATCTTCGGGATAGGGGGATGA
- the spoVAD gene encoding stage V sporulation protein AD yields the protein MLVGHRTWVFENRPIISGAAAVVGPEEGNGPLANDYDIIHEDMMLGQKSWEKAEHMLLEEAVKLACEHAKITKEQLQFYIGGDLLNQITSSSFTARTLGVPYIGIFGACSTSMESLALAAYIVNSGGAKYIMSATSSHNSTAERQFRYPTEYGAQKPPTAQYTVTGAGAAVVASREARKGQGPAPAITSATLGRVVDMGIKDPFNMGAAMAPAAVDTIQAHLKDLNRAPADYDLIVTGDLAKVGYEIAQELFVKHGVPIEDTHYDDCGLMVYDLEKQPVQAGGSGCACSAVVTYGHLLKRMAKGELNRILIVATGALLSPMTALQGESIPCIAHAVCLENEEAGL from the coding sequence ATGCTAGTTGGACATCGGACATGGGTGTTTGAGAACAGACCGATCATCAGCGGTGCAGCTGCCGTGGTCGGTCCTGAGGAGGGCAACGGCCCGCTGGCGAATGATTACGATATTATTCATGAAGATATGATGCTAGGTCAGAAAAGCTGGGAGAAGGCAGAGCACATGCTGCTTGAAGAAGCCGTCAAACTCGCCTGCGAACATGCCAAGATCACCAAGGAACAGCTGCAATTCTACATCGGCGGCGATCTCCTGAACCAGATCACAAGCAGCAGCTTTACGGCTCGTACCTTAGGCGTCCCCTATATCGGCATCTTCGGGGCTTGTTCCACGTCGATGGAGTCCTTGGCGCTGGCGGCTTACATCGTCAACTCCGGCGGCGCGAAATATATCATGTCGGCGACTTCCAGCCATAACAGCACTGCTGAACGGCAGTTCCGCTATCCCACGGAATATGGTGCGCAGAAGCCGCCGACGGCTCAATATACGGTTACCGGAGCTGGGGCCGCCGTTGTCGCCAGCCGCGAAGCGAGGAAGGGGCAGGGGCCTGCGCCGGCCATCACTTCTGCGACCCTCGGCCGCGTCGTTGATATGGGAATTAAGGATCCATTCAACATGGGTGCAGCGATGGCGCCTGCTGCCGTCGATACGATTCAAGCCCATCTGAAGGATCTGAACCGCGCGCCTGCGGACTATGACCTCATCGTGACGGGTGATCTAGCCAAGGTCGGGTATGAGATCGCACAGGAGCTGTTTGTCAAACACGGAGTGCCGATCGAGGACACCCATTACGATGACTGCGGGCTGATGGTCTATGATCTGGAGAAACAGCCGGTGCAAGCGGGAGGGAGCGGCTGCGCTTGTTCTGCCGTCGTCACCTATGGACATCTGCTGAAGAGAATGGCGAAGGGGGAACTAAACCGCATCTTGATCGTCGCCACCGGCGCGCTGCTCTCGCCGATGACGGCGCTGCAGGGGGAGAGCATTCCCTGTATCGCTCATGCGGTTTGTCTCGAAAACGAGGAGGCGGGATTATGA
- the spoVAE gene encoding stage V sporulation protein AE, giving the protein MIYLWAFVVGGLICVVGQILLDVFKMTPGQAMSTLVVCGAILDGFQLYEPLIKFAGAGATVPITSFGNALVHGALSELERDGWIGVITGIFEVTSAGISSAIIFSFLAALLVRPKG; this is encoded by the coding sequence ATGATCTACCTTTGGGCTTTTGTTGTCGGGGGATTGATCTGCGTGGTCGGTCAGATCCTGCTCGATGTCTTCAAGATGACACCGGGACAAGCGATGAGCACCCTTGTCGTCTGCGGTGCGATCCTCGACGGCTTCCAACTGTACGAGCCGCTGATCAAGTTCGCGGGAGCGGGCGCAACGGTGCCGATCACCAGTTTCGGCAATGCCCTTGTACACGGCGCGCTCTCCGAGCTGGAGAGGGACGGCTGGATCGGCGTGATCACCGGCATCTTCGAAGTGACCAGTGCCGGTATCTCCTCGGCCATCATCTTCTCCTTCTTAGCCGCGCTGCTCGTGAGACCTAAGGGATGA
- a CDS encoding AAA family ATPase — MASAMQEVEIMHRLAANLETCILGKRKEIRLLLTALLAEGHVLLEDVPGTGKTVLIKALAQSIQGEFRRIQCNPDLLPTDITGVSIYHPKTETFVYRPGPVMSNILLVDEVNRATTKTQSALLEAMEEHHVTVDGDRYELPKPFMLLATQNPIDFEGTYRLPEAQLDRFMLKFSLGYPSPDSEKAMITGQSTRSPLDDLKPVADINELMRIQQKVKEVYLDEAIVEYIVEIVSQTRRHPALLLGASPRASLALTKALRAYAFLNDRDYVIPDDVKELAPYVLCHRLILRPEASMDGLTQASVLDQVLQSVKVPVQMEK; from the coding sequence ATGGCATCCGCTATGCAAGAAGTCGAAATCATGCACCGCCTGGCGGCAAACTTGGAAACTTGCATCCTGGGCAAGCGCAAGGAGATTCGGCTGCTTCTCACTGCCTTGCTCGCCGAAGGGCATGTGCTGTTAGAAGATGTGCCAGGCACCGGCAAGACCGTGCTGATCAAAGCGCTGGCCCAATCGATCCAAGGCGAGTTTCGCCGCATCCAGTGCAACCCGGATCTCCTGCCGACGGATATCACGGGAGTCTCCATCTACCATCCGAAAACCGAAACCTTCGTCTATCGACCGGGTCCGGTCATGTCCAATATCCTGCTCGTCGATGAAGTGAATCGCGCGACGACTAAGACCCAATCCGCACTCCTCGAGGCGATGGAGGAACACCATGTGACCGTGGACGGCGACCGCTATGAATTGCCGAAGCCCTTTATGCTGCTCGCTACTCAGAACCCCATCGATTTCGAAGGAACGTACCGCCTGCCGGAGGCGCAGTTGGACCGCTTCATGTTGAAATTCTCCCTCGGTTATCCCAGCCCGGATTCAGAGAAAGCGATGATCACCGGTCAGAGCACGAGAAGTCCCTTGGACGACCTTAAGCCGGTGGCGGATATCAACGAACTCATGCGCATCCAGCAGAAGGTCAAAGAGGTCTATCTGGACGAGGCAATCGTGGAATATATCGTCGAGATCGTATCGCAGACGCGCCGTCATCCCGCCCTCCTCTTGGGCGCAAGTCCACGCGCTTCGCTTGCCTTGACGAAGGCGCTTAGAGCTTATGCCTTCCTGAATGACAGAGACTATGTGATTCCTGATGATGTTAAGGAACTGGCACCGTATGTCCTGTGCCACCGTCTGATCCTGCGCCCGGAAGCGTCGATGGACGGATTGACCCAGGCCTCGGTGTTGGATCAGGTACTGCAGAGCGTGAAAGTTCCCGTACAGATGGAGAAGTGA
- a CDS encoding DUF58 domain-containing protein yields MIALIWFCSLLFLLFQGGRLSFMLFTGFSAIVLYLYLVSKSGISGTQMTRSMPLAAGERITAGTSAEVHLKFRIPGFMPIPYVLVTERLRRRRGSETTYEVSFVPDWRRRGEVRITTPPLQRGRYSFGVTSCSVEDIFGLYRYTKNIEVPMSFTVFPQKVRIKEWQDFNQMYLGRHLNSISSEVQRETTQFNGVREYIYGDPLSRIHWNASARTGTWKSKEYEKEALPRMLVVLDCAAEYKGRAHFETAVSTAASVLDYGLHSDLPVGLMTNEAAVYWAAPKRGKVHYEQLLDRLIDVEADSGIPLEQVMQTRKLELDSRLFLVFITPREDASFLQFLRWCKMKGMQSSVLQITPEPGRQAANWQKELITSGILSYRIGALHELPAALGGGKA; encoded by the coding sequence TTGATTGCGTTGATCTGGTTTTGCTCCCTGTTGTTCCTGCTTTTCCAAGGCGGCAGGTTGTCGTTCATGCTGTTCACCGGTTTCTCGGCGATCGTCCTGTATCTATACTTGGTCAGCAAGAGCGGCATCAGCGGCACGCAGATGACGCGGAGCATGCCGCTTGCGGCCGGGGAGCGGATTACCGCGGGCACTTCAGCGGAGGTGCACCTGAAGTTCCGCATCCCCGGCTTCATGCCGATCCCTTATGTACTCGTGACCGAGCGGCTGCGGCGCCGCCGAGGTTCGGAAACCACCTATGAAGTGTCTTTCGTCCCCGATTGGCGGCGGCGGGGAGAAGTGCGCATCACCACCCCTCCTCTGCAGAGAGGGAGGTATTCCTTCGGCGTTACGAGCTGTTCCGTAGAAGATATCTTTGGCTTGTACCGGTATACGAAGAACATCGAAGTGCCGATGTCCTTCACCGTCTTTCCTCAGAAGGTGCGCATCAAGGAGTGGCAGGATTTTAATCAAATGTATCTGGGTCGCCACCTGAATTCGATCAGCAGTGAAGTCCAGAGGGAGACGACCCAATTCAACGGGGTGCGCGAATATATCTACGGCGATCCTTTGTCGCGCATTCACTGGAACGCCTCCGCCCGCACCGGTACATGGAAATCCAAAGAATATGAGAAAGAAGCTCTGCCGCGCATGCTGGTCGTTTTGGATTGTGCGGCGGAGTATAAAGGGAGGGCGCATTTTGAAACGGCGGTTTCAACGGCTGCCTCCGTGCTGGATTATGGTTTGCATTCCGATCTGCCCGTCGGCCTGATGACGAATGAGGCAGCGGTCTACTGGGCAGCCCCGAAGCGGGGGAAAGTGCATTATGAACAGCTGCTGGACCGTTTGATCGATGTGGAAGCCGATAGCGGGATTCCCTTGGAACAGGTGATGCAGACGCGCAAATTGGAACTGGACAGCCGCTTGTTCCTCGTCTTCATCACCCCGCGGGAGGATGCTTCCTTCCTGCAATTCCTTCGCTGGTGCAAGATGAAGGGGATGCAGAGCAGCGTGCTCCAGATCACGCCCGAGCCCGGCCGGCAAGCGGCGAATTGGCAGAAGGAGCTTATCACCAGCGGGATTCTGTCCTACCGGATCGGCGCTCTGCATGAACTGCCTGCAGCGTTGGGAGGCGGTAAGGCATGA
- a CDS encoding transglutaminase domain-containing protein, translated as MRRVLRWLNLSHLIKQTALFVFLLQFVRWFSNYWLSETTELVYTVVAAVYVSELLFARLKLWLRSSLQLAAVIAVHFYVLDWVPQPILWENWEWFILSLEWFIQPFLPYCWFGLAAWLIYSVVNLLLNTREKVFFTTVLSVIALAIADSYTSVYLWDETMLVVVSGLILMINCHFAAFRTKYPHTWKYIAEYPWGIALTAGTLASFIALMGYIAPNVRPLLVDPYTAWNQMQGRSVNFSMKEDTQTALTSFRLNLMSSSGYGRDDSQLGGGFNYNYTPVFRVTTPVRSYWRGESKSIYTGTGWIEPEESRNVDVYHVGETIAPELALTASVPVREFSQHITMISGDPPPKIFGAYPITRIDAVNGSQESSEIFVKNMDTGAIEAVTDASIRSYRVTSAVPVISEAALNDAPTPPLDAYLQRYVQLPDTLPERVYELTREITAEADTPYEKVKAIESYLRTNYTYTNTPDESEASSEDFVDRFLFEVMEGYCDYFSTAMTVMVRTLDLPARWAKGYSTGVLDEESSMMYEQRIRFGDAANAGLELSYIVRNADAHSWVEVYFEGYGWVMFEPTPGFAAPAVQAPSEPAVEAVESIAVEEKAEEKPAAPAAEEKRPLFWPLLAGILILSIAIAAVWILLKRRPELQERLHRWLMQLGLMREPLAPNDLIVAEFNRLLRDLKRRGLDREEHQTVREAITIWGSRYPSLDGPLKDAAYSFELAKYSRRQFSEQEAEHYQQRLKELRQQVKRIA; from the coding sequence ATGAGGCGTGTGCTGCGCTGGCTGAATCTCTCCCATCTGATCAAGCAAACGGCCCTGTTCGTTTTTCTCCTGCAGTTTGTCCGTTGGTTCTCTAATTACTGGTTATCCGAGACGACGGAACTGGTCTATACAGTTGTTGCGGCGGTTTATGTGAGCGAACTACTCTTCGCCAGGTTGAAGCTCTGGCTTCGCAGCAGTTTGCAGCTGGCAGCGGTGATCGCGGTCCATTTCTATGTGCTGGATTGGGTGCCGCAGCCGATCCTGTGGGAGAATTGGGAGTGGTTCATCCTCAGTTTGGAATGGTTTATCCAGCCCTTCCTTCCCTATTGCTGGTTCGGATTGGCGGCTTGGCTCATCTATTCCGTCGTGAATCTGCTGCTGAATACGCGTGAGAAGGTGTTCTTCACGACGGTGCTCAGCGTGATCGCTTTAGCCATCGCGGATTCCTATACGAGCGTCTACCTGTGGGATGAGACGATGCTTGTCGTTGTAAGCGGACTGATCCTGATGATCAATTGTCATTTTGCCGCATTCCGCACGAAATATCCCCACACCTGGAAGTATATCGCCGAATATCCTTGGGGGATTGCGCTGACAGCGGGAACTCTGGCGTCTTTCATCGCTCTGATGGGATATATCGCTCCCAATGTTCGGCCGCTTCTCGTTGACCCATACACCGCTTGGAATCAGATGCAGGGCCGATCCGTCAACTTCAGCATGAAGGAGGATACCCAGACGGCGCTGACCTCCTTCCGCTTGAACCTTATGAGCAGCTCCGGGTACGGCCGCGATGACTCCCAGTTGGGCGGGGGGTTCAATTACAACTACACTCCAGTCTTCCGAGTGACGACGCCTGTTCGCAGCTATTGGCGCGGGGAGTCCAAATCAATCTATACCGGGACCGGCTGGATCGAACCGGAAGAGTCGAGGAATGTGGACGTGTATCATGTCGGGGAAACCATTGCTCCAGAGCTTGCGCTTACTGCGTCGGTGCCGGTTCGCGAGTTCAGCCAGCACATCACGATGATCAGCGGGGACCCTCCGCCGAAGATCTTTGGCGCCTATCCGATCACGCGGATCGATGCGGTCAACGGCAGCCAGGAGAGCAGCGAGATCTTCGTGAAGAACATGGATACCGGAGCTATCGAAGCAGTGACGGATGCATCCATCCGGTCTTACCGGGTGACCTCTGCGGTACCCGTCATCAGCGAGGCGGCGTTGAACGATGCACCGACACCGCCTCTGGATGCTTATCTCCAACGCTATGTACAGCTGCCTGACACCCTGCCTGAACGGGTATATGAGTTAACCCGCGAGATTACGGCAGAGGCGGATACGCCCTATGAGAAAGTCAAAGCGATCGAATCCTACCTTCGCACAAATTATACCTATACGAATACGCCGGATGAATCCGAGGCGTCGAGCGAGGACTTCGTTGATCGGTTCTTGTTCGAGGTGATGGAAGGGTATTGCGATTACTTCTCCACGGCGATGACGGTCATGGTGCGCACGCTGGATCTGCCGGCGCGTTGGGCCAAGGGATATTCGACGGGCGTGCTGGATGAGGAATCCTCCATGATGTATGAGCAGAGGATCAGGTTCGGAGATGCAGCGAATGCCGGGTTGGAGCTATCTTATATCGTACGCAATGCCGATGCCCATTCGTGGGTAGAGGTGTACTTTGAAGGGTACGGCTGGGTGATGTTCGAGCCGACGCCGGGCTTTGCGGCACCCGCAGTCCAAGCGCCGAGCGAGCCGGCAGTGGAAGCCGTCGAGTCGATCGCTGTAGAGGAGAAGGCTGAAGAGAAACCGGCAGCTCCGGCTGCAGAAGAGAAACGGCCGTTGTTCTGGCCGCTGCTTGCCGGGATCCTCATCCTCAGCATCGCGATCGCCGCTGTCTGGATTTTGCTGAAGAGACGCCCAGAGCTGCAGGAGCGGCTGCACCGCTGGCTGATGCAGCTCGGTTTGATGCGGGAGCCTCTTGCGCCGAACGATCTGATCGTAGCGGAATTTAACCGGCTGCTCCGCGATCTCAAGCGGCGCGGACTCGACCGGGAAGAGCATCAGACGGTGAGAGAAGCGATCACCATCTGGGGCAGCCGTTATCCGAGTCTCGATGGACCGCTGAAGGATGCGGCTTACAGTTTCGAATTGGCGAAGTACAGCCGGCGCCAATTCAGTGAGCAGGAGGCGGAGCATTATCAGCAGAGGCTGAAAGAACTGCGGCAGCAGGTGAAGCGGATCGCTTGA
- a CDS encoding Fur family transcriptional regulator has product MPMAEHYTDTQMLEMMAKHGWRITDQRRTLAQLFAESDAYLSPKDVYEYMKTKYPGVSFDTVYRNLRIMSEMGVLEQFYFLDGGLKFRGGCLTRHHHHVICTGCEKTLSLDYCPMEQSIELPDDFQVMNHRFEIYGLCRDCQSDSDAAREQSEG; this is encoded by the coding sequence ATGCCTATGGCTGAACATTATACCGATACGCAGATGTTGGAGATGATGGCTAAGCATGGCTGGCGCATCACGGATCAGCGGCGGACACTGGCGCAGCTGTTCGCCGAGAGCGATGCTTACCTTTCTCCGAAGGATGTTTATGAATATATGAAGACCAAATATCCGGGAGTCAGCTTCGATACGGTATACCGCAACCTTCGCATCATGTCGGAGATGGGCGTGTTAGAGCAGTTTTATTTTCTCGACGGAGGGCTGAAGTTCCGCGGCGGCTGCTTGACAAGGCATCATCATCATGTGATCTGCACCGGCTGTGAGAAGACCTTATCCCTTGACTACTGTCCGATGGAGCAGTCGATCGAGCTCCCGGATGATTTTCAGGTGATGAATCATCGCTTTGAGATCTATGGGTTGTGCAGAGACTGCCAGTCGGATTCCGATGCTGCCAGGGAGCAGTCTGAAGGTTGA
- a CDS encoding YqeG family HAD IIIA-type phosphatase, translating to MLKLFVPKMKVDSIYEIDLAALLDQGFRGIITDLDNTLVGAREPEATPQLLEWLKVLDKHGFRVVIVSNNRQPRVERFAKPLGMPFVYKAKKPLRTSFKKALQLLDLPPEQVVVIGDQMMTDVFGGNRMGLFTILVQPIAPQDEGFGTRINRTLERVLLTFMNQ from the coding sequence TTGCTGAAGCTGTTCGTACCGAAGATGAAAGTCGATTCGATCTATGAGATCGATCTGGCGGCGCTTCTGGATCAAGGATTCCGAGGCATCATCACCGATCTGGACAACACCTTGGTCGGGGCCCGGGAACCCGAAGCAACGCCGCAGTTGCTGGAGTGGTTGAAGGTCTTGGACAAACATGGATTTCGAGTCGTGATCGTCTCCAATAACCGTCAGCCGAGAGTGGAGCGATTTGCGAAACCGCTGGGCATGCCATTCGTATATAAGGCGAAGAAACCGCTCAGGACATCTTTTAAGAAGGCCCTGCAGCTGCTGGATCTGCCGCCGGAGCAAGTCGTTGTTATCGGAGATCAGATGATGACGGATGTATTCGGGGGCAACCGCATGGGCTTGTTCACCATTCTCGTCCAGCCGATCGCTCCCCAGGATGAAGGGTTCGGGACAAGGATTAACCGAACGCTGGAGCGGGTTCTGCTGACCTTCATGAACCAATAG
- the yqeH gene encoding ribosome biogenesis GTPase YqeH — MNERLTCQGCGVELQTEDPSQIGYIPEKALQRTPTVCQRCFRIKHYNEAASVTMDQGAFLRILSGIGETKALVVHIVDVFDFEGSLIGGLHRFVGANPVLIAVNKLDLLPASLNWNRVKNWVQKQAKEQGLKPVDVIPISAKRGRGFDEMVRALDRYRGGQDIYIVGATNTGKSTLINQLIRRYSDLDLELTVSRYPGTTLDTIHIPLVEGQSIIDTPGIVYPYRLTEIVDAKTVNALLPEKPIKPIVYQLDPEQTLFFGGLARMDFVQGDHQSFTCYVSNAIKIHRTKLERADEVYEKHRGGLLSPPSAEEAAKLEPFLKHTFRIPRGARHDISISGLGWIQVNGMDGALIELHAPKSVRVTLRPSLLG, encoded by the coding sequence ATGAATGAGCGACTGACATGCCAAGGCTGCGGAGTAGAACTTCAGACGGAGGATCCCAGTCAGATCGGATACATACCGGAGAAGGCGCTGCAACGGACACCGACCGTTTGTCAGCGCTGTTTCCGCATTAAGCACTATAACGAAGCGGCTTCAGTGACGATGGATCAGGGTGCATTCCTCCGCATCTTAAGCGGAATCGGCGAGACGAAGGCGCTCGTCGTTCACATCGTCGATGTGTTTGACTTCGAGGGGAGCTTGATCGGCGGTTTGCACCGCTTCGTCGGCGCGAATCCCGTGCTCATCGCTGTGAACAAGCTGGATCTGCTGCCGGCTTCTCTGAATTGGAACCGCGTGAAAAACTGGGTGCAGAAACAGGCTAAGGAGCAGGGGCTGAAACCCGTTGATGTCATCCCGATCAGCGCGAAGCGAGGCCGGGGCTTCGATGAAATGGTACGGGCCCTTGATCGATACCGCGGCGGCCAGGATATCTATATCGTAGGCGCGACGAATACCGGCAAGTCCACGCTGATCAATCAATTGATCCGCCGCTACAGCGACCTTGATTTGGAGTTGACCGTTTCACGCTATCCCGGCACGACGCTGGATACCATCCACATCCCGCTCGTCGAAGGACAGTCGATCATCGACACGCCGGGGATCGTCTATCCTTATCGCCTGACGGAAATCGTGGATGCGAAGACGGTGAACGCCCTGCTGCCGGAGAAGCCGATCAAGCCGATCGTCTACCAGCTTGATCCGGAGCAAACCCTGTTCTTTGGCGGTTTGGCGCGGATGGATTTCGTTCAAGGCGATCACCAATCCTTCACCTGCTATGTTTCCAATGCGATCAAAATCCACCGCACGAAGCTGGAGCGGGCCGATGAAGTGTATGAGAAGCATCGCGGCGGACTGCTGTCGCCGCCGTCGGCGGAAGAAGCGGCGAAACTTGAGCCTTTCCTGAAACATACCTTCCGTATTCCGCGCGGTGCGCGGCACGACATATCCATCTCCGGGCTTGGCTGGATCCAGGTGAACGGCATGGACGGCGCATTGATCGAGCTGCATGCGCCGAAGAGCGTCCGCGTGACGCTGCGGCCTTCGCTATTGGGATGA
- the aroE gene encoding shikimate dehydrogenase has translation MKIDHRTLRFGVIGDPIAQSKSPVMMNRAFEAVGINGIYMAFHVRPEMLKAAVDGIRGLGLRGVNVTIPHKLAVMAYLDEIDEAAQVIGAVNTIVNDDGKLTGYNTDGIGYVRSLKEETGVQIRGKRILLLGAGGAARGVAYALAKEQPEQIWIANRTAERAAQLAQALRPYGSVDGMGLEGLDDIKHKVDIVINTTSVGMHPQIDERPADPRMFPQGAVLSDLIYNPLKTRWLLEAEESGYRIHGGLGMFVYQGAYAFEYWTGKQAPVDVMREAVEQALRSE, from the coding sequence ATGAAGATCGATCATCGCACGTTACGTTTCGGTGTTATCGGCGATCCCATCGCCCAGTCGAAGTCCCCCGTCATGATGAATCGGGCCTTCGAAGCCGTCGGCATCAACGGCATCTATATGGCTTTCCATGTACGGCCGGAGATGCTGAAAGCGGCCGTCGACGGGATTCGCGGTCTGGGTCTGCGCGGCGTGAACGTGACGATCCCGCATAAGCTGGCGGTCATGGCTTATCTTGACGAGATCGATGAAGCCGCACAAGTGATCGGCGCGGTGAACACGATCGTCAATGACGACGGCAAGCTCACCGGCTATAACACGGATGGCATCGGATATGTACGTTCCTTGAAGGAAGAAACCGGTGTGCAGATTCGGGGCAAACGCATCCTCCTGCTCGGTGCGGGCGGTGCTGCAAGAGGGGTTGCCTATGCCTTGGCGAAGGAGCAGCCCGAACAGATCTGGATTGCCAACCGGACCGCAGAGCGGGCGGCGCAGCTGGCGCAAGCCCTGCGTCCTTACGGCAGTGTCGACGGAATGGGATTAGAGGGTTTGGATGATATTAAACATAAAGTTGACATCGTCATCAACACCACCTCCGTCGGGATGCATCCCCAGATCGATGAGCGGCCGGCGGATCCGAGGATGTTCCCGCAAGGGGCGGTGCTCAGCGATCTGATCTACAATCCGCTTAAGACCCGTTGGCTGCTGGAAGCTGAAGAATCGGGATACCGCATCCACGGCGGGTTGGGGATGTTCGTCTACCAAGGGGCCTATGCATTTGAATATTGGACGGGCAAGCAGGCGCCCGTGGATGTGATGCGGGAAGCGGTGGAGCAAGCTTTAAGGTCTGAATAA